The Urbifossiella limnaea nucleotide sequence GGGCGAGGAGTTCGAGCAGCACCGCTACCGCCACCCGCGGCTCGTGGCACAGCTTCGAGACGCTGCCGTTGCCGGGATTCAGGTCGGGCTTGGCCTTCGCGGCGTCGGTGAGCGGGTAGTTGCGGCGGTAGAAGTCGCGCACCCTCGTGCGGAACGTGCCGTACAGCCGGGTGCAGGGAAGCGTCTCGACCTGCGGGTACTCGTCCGGCGGAACGGCCTGCGAGGTGAGCTGGCCGCCGATCCAGTCGAACGACTCGGTGAGCACGACGCGGAGCCCGTTGCGAGCCGCGGCCAGCGCGCACGCCACGCCGCCGACGCCGGCCCCGACGACGACCACGTCCGCGGCAAGTTCGCCGGGCGGTGGCCGCTCCTGCGCCATCAGGTGCGCCAGCGGCGACACAGCGGACAGCGACAGAAAGGCGCGCCGGTTCATCGCCGCTCCACGCGGGAATGTCGAATGACGAATGACCCACCAATGACGAAGGAAGACCCGTTCTGTCTTACTTCGTCATTGGTGGGTCATTCGTCATTCGACATTCCCCGAAAGGGGTTCAGTCGTCGCGCTTGGCGTCGGCGATGGCGCGGATCTTCTCGCCGAGGAGGGCCACGTCGAACGGCTTCTTGAAGGCGTCGTTGAAGCCGTACTGGGCCAGCTGCTCCGGGGCGGCCTCGTCCTCGCTCGCCAGGCCGACGATCAGCGTGCCGGTGTGCGTCTCGTCGGCCCGCAGGCGTGCGACGATCTGGATGGCCTCGCTGCGGCCCAGGCCGAGGTCAATGATGATCGTGTCCGGCTGGAAGTTGCCGGCGAGCATCCCCGCCTCGAACCCGCTGTTGGCGTACTGGAACTTGTAGTCCTCGTCCTCGGGCAGCAGTTCCTTAATGCGGTCGTTGAACAGCTTCTCGGTGCCGATGAGGAGCACCTTGTGCCACTCCTCTTCTTCGAGCTCCCCGAGCGGCATGCCGTGTTCCTTCAGGAACCGGATGAGCTGTTCGCGGGGGATCCGCCGGTCCTGCGAGCCGGGGATACGGTACCCCTTCAGCCGGCCGGAGTCGAACCACTTCGACACCGTCCGGGGGGCGACCTTACAGATCTTGGCGACCTGTCCGGTGGTGAACACCTTTTTCATCGCGAGGCACTCCGTTTGAACTCGCTTGACCCCGCACCCCGCACGTACGACCCGCCCCGGGGGAATGGGGCGGGCCGGTGAGCTGGCCATCCGTGGCGGGCGGCGTGTCTGGCCTCGGTCGCGGGCCAAGGCGCCGCGCCGGGTGTGGGGCTGTGGATCACCAACGGGGGTCCGCAACCCAGGCCGATCCCGGCCGGTCGGGCCCGAAGCTGCGGCCCGGACGCCGGCCGCGGGGAGGCGGGCGGGTCCGGGGGGCCGGGCGGGTGGCCCGGGTGCCGCAGGCGACGGCTCCGACGCAACCTGTTTCGACCGGAGGAACCGCCCGACTTTGCAAAACCCGCGAAGATGGGGGCTGTGCGGTCGGCTGCGGCCGGCTCGGGGGTTTGGGTCGTTGGGGCGGGCGGGTCCCGGGGCCGACCGTCGGCCCCGCGGGCGTCCCCGCTGTCAGTCCCAGTAATCGTGCCGGATGGAGGTGTGTCTTGGGTGTTGCTTCGCGTCCGGGGAGTGCCTTCCGTGGCCGGCGGACAGGTGGGACCGGTTGGTCCGGTTCTACCGCCCCGCCGTGCCATGATAGCGCCCGCGGCAAGTCCCGTTCGCGCTATTCGGCCGGTGGCAGGAGTCGCTTCGAGAACACCACCAGCCCGTCGCCGTCGGCGTAGAAGTCGGGGACCGTCGCGGGCTGGTCGTAGCCGTACTTCCGGTAGAACCGGCGCGTCGGCTCGTAGTGCGGCGTCGACGACGTCTCGATCAGAAGCAACCGCCCGCCCTGCCCTCTCACGTCCTGTTCGACGAACTCCAGGAGTTTCCCGCCGAGCCCCTGTCCCTGCCGCGCGGCGTCAACGGCGATCCAGTACAGGTACCACGTCCGGTCCGTCATGGGGGCCGGGGCGTGGTATACGTAGCCGAGCAAATCGTCACGTTCGTCCCACACGAAGCAGCGGTGGCCGAGGTCGGCGTTGGCCGCGTGAAAGTCGTCGAGCACCTCGCGGAGCGTGTCCAGTTCCAGCGGCTTGAAAAAGCCGGTGCCCGCGGTCAGGGCGACGAGGGCGTCGGTGTCGGCGGCGGTCGCGGGGCGGAGCATGGCGAAGGATACCACCCAGGTTTCCAGGCTTCGCACGGCCCGTGTGGTTCGGCCAGTTGTCCGGCCCGGCGAGACGGGTAAGACAACGCATATCCGGTTCGACCGCACACGCCCCGGCCGCGAGAGGGCCGATGCTCCTCGGAATCGAAATCGGCGGCACGAAGCTCCAGCTCGGCCTCGGCCGCGGCGACGGCACCCTCGTCGCGTTGTGGCGTGGTAGCGTCGAGTCCGCCGCCGGCGGCGACGGAATCCGCCGGCAGATTGTGACCGCCGTTCCCGAATTGCTGAAGTCCGCGGGGCTGACTCACACCGACCTGCGTGGCGTCGGCGTGGGCTTCGGCGGGCCGACCGACGACACCACGCAGCGCGTCATCAAGTCGCACCACGTCGCCGGGTGGGACGACTTTCCGCTCGCCGACTGGGTGGCCGAGCTGACCGGACTACCGACCGTCATCTGCAACGACGCCGACGTTGCGGCGCTGGCCGAGGCGACGCACGGCGCCGGCCGCGGGCTAAGTCCCCTGTTCTACATGACGGTCGGCACCGGTATCGGGGGCGGGCTGGTGATCGACGGCAAGATGTACCGCGGCTGTGGCCGGGGGGCGGTCGAAATCGGCCACCTACGCGTCCGCGACGGCGACATTTTGGAAGCCTACGCAGCCGGCTGGGGGATCGCCGCCCGTGCCAACCGCCTGGCCGCGACCGACGAGCGGTACGCAGCCCTTCGCCGATCGGTCGGCCGCGACCTGACCGGCAAGGACATCGCCACCGCAGCGGCCGCCGCCGGCGACCCGGCCGGGCGCGACGCTCTCGACTTGGCTCTGGACGCGATCGCCGAGGCGCTCGGCCAGATGATCAAGCTGCTGTGCCCGCGGCGCGTCGTGATCGGCGGCGGCGTGTCACTCATGGGTGACGAGTTATTCTTCGAGCCGCTCCGCCGCCGCGTCTCGGCCGCCGCCTTCCCGCCGTTCGCCGGTCTGACGGACATCGTCCCCGCGGCTCTCGGCGAGGAGGTGGTGATCCACGGCGCCCTCGCGTTGGCACGGCAGCAGCTCGGCGGGTAAACTGCGGACCAGGAGGTGAGTATGTCGCCGACGCAGCCTGCCGCCGTACCGACGACGCGCATGACGGTGGACGAGTACTGGGAGTTCGTCAACCGCCCGGAGAACGCCGACCGCCTGTTCGAACTCCACAAGGGGAGAGTCGTCGAGATGAGCCGCCCGACGACTCTCCACGGCATTGTCGCCGCGAACATCGGGACCGACCTCACGGTCTACGCGAGGCGGGTGAGAAAGGGGTTCGTGACGGTGAACGACGCGGGCGTCGTGCTGGAGGAGAAACCCGGCACGGTCGTCGGGCCGGACGTGGCGTACTTCGTCGGCATCAAACGGTTCGAGGACGTACCCCCGAAGTGGTCCGACCGCCCCCCGGTGCTCGCCGTCGAGGTGCTGTCGCCGAACGACAAGCCAGGCAAGGTGACGCGGAAGGTAGACGACTACCTCAAGGGCGGGGTCAAGGTCGTATGGGTGGTGGACTACGAGGAGCGGAGTGTCACCGTCTACCGGCCCGATCTGGGGCACACCGTCGTGGACGCGGGCGCGGAGTTGGCCGGCGATCCGGAACTCCCGGGTTTCGTCTGCCCCGTGGATCAGTTCTTCGTCCTACCCGAACGCGATGAGTCGGACACTTCCCCAGCCGAGTAGCATGGCACCCGTTCGCATCAAGATCTGCGGCGTCACCACGCCGGCCGACGCCCGCCACGCGGCCGAGGCCGGGGCCGACGCCCTCGGGCTGAACTTCTACCCGAAGTCGCCTCGCTTCCTCACGCCGACAGCCGCCGCGGCAATCGTCCGGGATCTGCCGCCGTTCACCGCGACCGTCGGCGTGTTCGTCGGGACGCCCATGCGGCAGGCGTGCGCGGTGGCGTTCCAGCTCGGCCTCCGCGCCGTACAGAGCTACAACGACCACCCGCCCAGCGACGACCCGTTCCCGTTCGCGCACGTCCCGGCGTTCCGCGTCGCAGACGCCACCCAGCTCGATGCCGTGCGCCGCTTCGTCGTCGCCGCCCGCGCCGCCGGCCGCGCCCCTTCTGCCGTGCTGATCGACTCGTTCGTCGCCGGCCACATGGGTGGCACCGGGCACGTCGCACCGTGGCACCTCCTGGCCGGCTTCGACCCCGGGGTGCCCGTGATCCTCGCCGGCGGACTGACGCCCGAGAACGTCGCCGACGCCGTCGCCGCCGTGAGGCCGTGGGCGGTCGACGTCGCGAGCGGGGTCGAGAGCTCGCCCGGCGTCAAGGACCCCGACAAGGTCGCGCGGTTCGTGCGCGCCGTCCGCGATTGTCATTGAGCCGCACCGCACCATTTCTAGAATTGTCGCCGTCCTCGAACCTCGACCTGCCGCAACGCAGGGGGATCACATGAACGGCGGCTACTGGCTCGGAGTGGACCTCGGCGGCACGAAAATCCTCACCGGCCTGTTCGACGACGACCTCAAGCTTCTCGCCAAGTCGAAGCAGCCGACGCGCGCCGACGACGGCCCGGCTGGAGTGGTCGGCCGCATCATTGAGGGCGTCGAGGGCGTGCTGAAGGAGGCCGCCATCGACCCCGCGCAGGTTCGCGGCATGGGACTCGGCGTGCCGGGGCAGATCGTCATCGGCACGACCACCGTCAAGTTCGCGCCGAACCTCGACTGGCACGATGTGGACGTGGCACCCCTGCTACCCGCCTCCTGGAAATGGCCGGTGATGCTGGAAAACGACGTTCGGATGGGAACGTTCGGCGAGTTCGCCTACGGCGCGGCGAAGGGCGCCCGCAACGTCTTCGGCGTGTTCGTCGGCACCGGCGTCGGCGGCGGGCTGATCCTGAACGGCGAACTCTTCACCGGCTTCAACGGCAACGCCGGCGAGGTCGGCCACGTCATCGTCCACTGGCGGCGCGGCAGCAGCCTGGAGAGCATCGCCGGCCGGAAGTACATGATGAAGCGGGCCAAGGAGGTGCTCGACGACGCCCCGAAGCGCGTCCGCAAGGAGTGGAAGAACGTCGACCTGGCGAAGGTGCGCAGTTCGCAGCTCGCCGAGTTCTACCAGAAGGGCGACCCGGTGGCGGTGCAACTGGTGGACGACGGTGCCCGCGCCCTCGGGGCGGCGGTCGGCGGGGTGGTCAACCTGCTGAGCCCGGAAGTGGTCGTGATCGGCGGCGGCGTCGCGGGGGCGCTCGGCGACCCGTACATCGAACGCGTCTGGGAGTTGGCCCGCCGGCACACGCTGCCTGGGGCGGCCGACAACGTCCGCTGCGTCGCCGCGGCGCTCGGAGACGACTCCGGCGTCATCGGCTGTGCGGCGTACGCGCGCGCCCGGGCCTCACGGTCGTAACCCAACCCGATACGGACAACCGACACGATGAATCGCGACTGGCAGACCCGCTACGAGCTCGCCGTCGAAGCCGGCCGCAAGGCCGGCGACCTGGCCCGTGCCTATTACGAGACGACGTTCGACATCGAGAACAAGGCCGACGACACTCCCGTCACCGTCGCCGACCGGCAGGCCGAGCAGCTCATCCGAAGCCTGGTCACGCAGTCGTTTCCCGACGACGGCTTCCTCGGCGAGGAGTTCGGGGACCAGCCCGGCGGCTCCGGCTTCCGCTGGGTCATCGACCCGATCGACGGCACCCGCTCGTTCATCCGGCACATCCCAATCTGGGGCACGCTGATCGGCCTGGAGTACCGCGGCGAGCCGATCGGCGGCGTCGCCTACGCCCCGGTGCTCGGGCAGGTGTACCGCGGGCTCCGCGGGGACGGCGCGTTCGTGAACGACCGCCGCATCCACGTGGCGAAGACCGACAAGCTCGGCGACGCGCTGATGTGCTACAGCAGCCTCAACTGGTTCACCAAGGTCGGCCGGGAGAACGCGTTCCTCGAACTCGTGCGGCGGACGCACCGGCAGCGCGGGTTCGGCGACTTCTACGGGTTCTGCCTCGTCGCCGAGGGGGCGTGCGACTTCATGATCGACCACGGCGTCCACGAGTGGGACGTGTCGGCCCTGAAGGCGATCGTCGAGGAGGCCGGCGGACAGTTCACCGACTGGGGCGGCACGCCGACCACGACGACGCCGGACGTACTGGCCAGCAACGGCCTTCTGCACGCCGACGTGCTGGCGATCTTGCGCGACACCCCGTAACCGCTGTTGCCATTCCGCGGCCGTACGCGAAGAATGACACCACGGCCGATGTCGGCCGCCCCGCCTCGCCGTCCCCTCCCCCGTGCAGGAGTCGCGCCCCATGCGCTGCCGCTTGTTCAGCCTCGCCGCGTTCGCCGCGGCCGCCGTGCTCCCCTCGGCCGCCGCCCAGCCGCCCGCCGGCTGGTCCAACGTGAAGGGTCAGATTACGTTCCCCGCCGGCGCGCCGATCCCCGAGCGGAAGGCGCTCGATGTGACGCAGGACAAGGCCCACTGCTTGAGCAAGGGGCCGATCCCGGACGAGACGCTGATCGTCAACGGCAAGAACCGTGGCATCAAGAACGTGGTCGTGTGGCTGCGGCCGGACGACATGAACGCCAAGTCGAAGCTGCCGGCCGAGCAGATTCACCCGTCCGACAAGGGCCGCAAGGCCGCCGAAGTGACCATCGACCAGCCGTGCTGCATGTTCACCCCGCGGGTCACGCTGGTGCGGGCCGGCGACACGCTGGTGGCGAAGAACTCGGCCCCGGTGGCGCACAACTTCTTCTGGACGAGCGGTAACAACGGCGACCACAACCCGACGATCCCGGCCGGCGGTTCGCACAAGATCGGGCCGCTGAACCCGGAGACGGCGCCGATCCCGTACAAGTGTACGATCCACCCGTGGATGAACGGCGTCGTCCGCGTGTTCGACCACCCGTATTACGCGGTGACCGACGACGACGGCAACTTCTCGCTGGCGAACGCCCCGCAGGGGAAGTACCGCATGGTGGTGTGGCACGAGAAGGTCGGCTTCCTCGGCGGCAAGGACGGCCGGTTCGGCACGCCGA carries:
- a CDS encoding response regulator gives rise to the protein MKKVFTTGQVAKICKVAPRTVSKWFDSGRLKGYRIPGSQDRRIPREQLIRFLKEHGMPLGELEEEEWHKVLLIGTEKLFNDRIKELLPEDEDYKFQYANSGFEAGMLAGNFQPDTIIIDLGLGRSEAIQIVARLRADETHTGTLIVGLASEDEAAPEQLAQYGFNDAFKKPFDVALLGEKIRAIADAKRDD
- a CDS encoding GNAT family N-acetyltransferase, encoding MLRPATAADTDALVALTAGTGFFKPLELDTLREVLDDFHAANADLGHRCFVWDERDDLLGYVYHAPAPMTDRTWYLYWIAVDAARQGQGLGGKLLEFVEQDVRGQGGRLLLIETSSTPHYEPTRRFYRKYGYDQPATVPDFYADGDGLVVFSKRLLPPAE
- a CDS encoding ROK family protein, giving the protein MLLGIEIGGTKLQLGLGRGDGTLVALWRGSVESAAGGDGIRRQIVTAVPELLKSAGLTHTDLRGVGVGFGGPTDDTTQRVIKSHHVAGWDDFPLADWVAELTGLPTVICNDADVAALAEATHGAGRGLSPLFYMTVGTGIGGGLVIDGKMYRGCGRGAVEIGHLRVRDGDILEAYAAGWGIAARANRLAATDERYAALRRSVGRDLTGKDIATAAAAAGDPAGRDALDLALDAIAEALGQMIKLLCPRRVVIGGGVSLMGDELFFEPLRRRVSAAAFPPFAGLTDIVPAALGEEVVIHGALALARQQLGG
- a CDS encoding Uma2 family endonuclease produces the protein MSPTQPAAVPTTRMTVDEYWEFVNRPENADRLFELHKGRVVEMSRPTTLHGIVAANIGTDLTVYARRVRKGFVTVNDAGVVLEEKPGTVVGPDVAYFVGIKRFEDVPPKWSDRPPVLAVEVLSPNDKPGKVTRKVDDYLKGGVKVVWVVDYEERSVTVYRPDLGHTVVDAGAELAGDPELPGFVCPVDQFFVLPERDESDTSPAE
- a CDS encoding phosphoribosylanthranilate isomerase codes for the protein MAPVRIKICGVTTPADARHAAEAGADALGLNFYPKSPRFLTPTAAAAIVRDLPPFTATVGVFVGTPMRQACAVAFQLGLRAVQSYNDHPPSDDPFPFAHVPAFRVADATQLDAVRRFVVAARAAGRAPSAVLIDSFVAGHMGGTGHVAPWHLLAGFDPGVPVILAGGLTPENVADAVAAVRPWAVDVASGVESSPGVKDPDKVARFVRAVRDCH
- a CDS encoding ROK family protein, whose product is MNGGYWLGVDLGGTKILTGLFDDDLKLLAKSKQPTRADDGPAGVVGRIIEGVEGVLKEAAIDPAQVRGMGLGVPGQIVIGTTTVKFAPNLDWHDVDVAPLLPASWKWPVMLENDVRMGTFGEFAYGAAKGARNVFGVFVGTGVGGGLILNGELFTGFNGNAGEVGHVIVHWRRGSSLESIAGRKYMMKRAKEVLDDAPKRVRKEWKNVDLAKVRSSQLAEFYQKGDPVAVQLVDDGARALGAAVGGVVNLLSPEVVVIGGGVAGALGDPYIERVWELARRHTLPGAADNVRCVAAALGDDSGVIGCAAYARARASRS
- a CDS encoding inositol monophosphatase family protein, which encodes MNRDWQTRYELAVEAGRKAGDLARAYYETTFDIENKADDTPVTVADRQAEQLIRSLVTQSFPDDGFLGEEFGDQPGGSGFRWVIDPIDGTRSFIRHIPIWGTLIGLEYRGEPIGGVAYAPVLGQVYRGLRGDGAFVNDRRIHVAKTDKLGDALMCYSSLNWFTKVGRENAFLELVRRTHRQRGFGDFYGFCLVAEGACDFMIDHGVHEWDVSALKAIVEEAGGQFTDWGGTPTTTTPDVLASNGLLHADVLAILRDTP